In a single window of the Rhopalosiphum padi isolate XX-2018 chromosome 1, ASM2088224v1, whole genome shotgun sequence genome:
- the LOC132917784 gene encoding uncharacterized protein LOC132917784, which translates to MSTARKNNLLVKNTGMSLNDRFTQIQKKSKPTADDELVRKHRILSFNMERRPEVAASLLMNQEFVGRERLRVPLPPPLPPPRPEIDNRMYNTIIHDMIRSTDRLGIPVHERLTIGRVPVVEDRRRIRRRRGPKTKTREPVKLNVNTNGNIPGIPKVSKSKKRKISKQRDQFPRKEQVFSKEDLDQQLDQFMSHTKQKRDEELNRVIQEHS; encoded by the exons ATGTCGACAgcaagaaaaaacaatttactgGTTAAAAACACTGGAATGAGCTTAAATGACAG gtTCAcgcaaattcaaaaaaaatctaAGCCAACTGCAGATGATGAACTTGTGAGAAAACATCGAATTCTTTCATTTAACATGGAACGTCGACCTGAAGTGGCTGCTTCTTTATTAATGAATCAG GAATTTGTGGGTAGAGAACGACTTCGTGTACCGCTTCCGCCACCCTTACCTCCTCCAAGACCTGAAATCGATAATCgcatgtataatactattatacatgatatGATAAGATCAACAGATAGATTAGGTATTCCTGTTCATGAAAGACTAACTATAGGAAGAGTTCCAGTGGTGGAAGATAGAAGGAGAATAAGGAGAAGAA gaGGCCCTAAGACTAAAACACGTGAACCTGTTAAACTCAACGTAAACACAAATGGAAATATTCCAGGAATTCCTAAGGTTTCTAAATCTAAAAAGCGGAAAATATCAAAACAGAG AGATCAGTTTCCTCGTAAAGAACAAGTATTTTCTAAAGAAGATTTAGACCAACAACTGGATCAGTTTATGTCACATACCAAACAAAAACGAGACGAAGAATTGAATAGAGTTATTCAAGAACATTCTTAA